In Pyrus communis chromosome 8, drPyrComm1.1, whole genome shotgun sequence, one genomic interval encodes:
- the LOC137741885 gene encoding probable leucine-rich repeat receptor-like serine/threonine-protein kinase At3g14840 produces IEGEKESHLKLDWPTRHKICIGTARGLAYLHEESRLKVVHRDIKATNVLLDKNLNPKISDFGLAKLDEEDNTHISTRIAGTYEYMAPEYAMRGYLTDKADVYSFGILVLEIVSGRNNTTYRKKEESFYLLDWARLLKDQGNLMDLVDPMLGSDFNKEEMIVAINVALLCCNVTSTARPTMSSVVSMLEGKTVVHELVSNPNAESIKIDAMRKHFQSSFGRGTSEKQIEMGSTEGPWTASSASAHDLYPVNPDSDYWENRSERT; encoded by the exons ATTGAAGGGGAAAAAGAAAGTCATTTGAAATTGGATTGGCCAACAAGGCACAAGATTTGCATTGGTACAGCAAGAGGTTTGGCTTATCTTCATGAGGAATCAAGATTGAAGGTCGTTCATAGAGACATCAAGGCTACTAATGTTCTGCTTGATAAAAATCTTAACCCGAAAATATCTGATTTTGGATTGGCCAAACTTGATGAAGAGGATAATACACACATTAGCACTCGTATTGCTGGAACTTA TGAATATATGGCGCCCGAATATGCAATGCGGGGTTATCTGACTGATAAAGCAGATGTCTATAGTTTTGGTATTCTTGTATTGGAAATTGTTAGTGGGAGAAACAACACAACTTAccggaaaaaggaagaaagcttTTATCTTCTTGATTGG GCACGACTTCTAAAAGATCAGGGGAATTTGATGGACCTAGTTGATCCAATGTTGGGATCAGACTTTAATAAAGAGGAGATGATTGTTGCAATCAATGTGGCTCTCCTTTGTTGCAATGTTACTTCGACAGCTAGGCCTACCATGTCTTCGGTTGTGAGCATGCTCGAAGGAAAGACTGTTGTTCATGAGTTGGTCTCGAATCCAAATGCCGAGAGTATTAAGATTGATGCAATGAGGAAACATTTTCAATCTAGTTTTGGAAGGGGCACGAGCGAGAAACAGATAGAAATGGGGTCAACTGAAGGGCCATGGACTGCTTCGTCTGCGTCTGCTCACGATCTGTATCCTGTCAATCCTGATTCAGATTACTGGGAGAACAGAAGCGAGAGAACTTGA
- the LOC137741825 gene encoding probable leucine-rich repeat receptor-like serine/threonine-protein kinase At3g14840 → MMNMFFPRLLPHSLFFVACFVTFAFGATRLPNHEVQTLEAIAKTLGKKGWDFSGDPDPCSGQLPWTNSSAAEGFENAINCTCSDKNSTVCHITSIVQKAQDLQGTLPVELVNLTYLQVIDLTRNYLSGTIPPEWSSLPLLNISLVGNRLTGSIPKELGKITTLQSLDIGMNNFSGPLPRELGSWANIERFLLSSNNFSGELPKTFAKLTKIKDFRVSDSHFSGQIPDFIGNWTNLEKLLIQASGLTGPIPSGISLLTNLTDLRITDLSGPESPIPKLDKMKNMKTLMLRSCNLTGQLPPFLEKMKKLKTLDLSFNKLTGDIPDSFSSLAKVDYIFLTGNLLTGRVPTWTKDNVDLSYNNLTIGDTTCQPRGGLNLFTSSSKGNSSTTASCLKTSECPKHLYSLHINCGGKQVTVPGEKDTVYHGDTFQAGPSSFYQSTTNWALSSTGYFPDDDQTADTFISTNETRLSMTDPQLYMNARLSPISLTYFGFCLGNGNYTVSLHFAEIMFRNGSTYKSLGRRIFNIYIQGKLEEEDFNIMDEAREFGDVVIKNFTTLVTNNTLEIRLYWAGKGTTGIPLRGVYGPLISAISVNPNFVPPTESSMPVGAVVGIVVGGVFIVLLIFGILWKRGLLGQKKTLEDDLKGVDLQTGKFTFKQLKDATSNFDKANKIGEGGFGSVYKGVLANGTVIAVKQLSSKSKQGNREFVNEIGMISALQHPHLVRLHGCCIEGNQLLLVYEYLENNSVAHALFREKESHLKLDWPTRHKICIGTARGLAYLHEESRLKVVHRDIKATNVLLDKNLNPKISDFGLAKLDEEDNTHISTRIAGTYGYMAPEYAMRGYLTDKADVYSFGILVLEIVSGRNNTTYRKKEESFYLLDWARLLKDQGDLMDLVDPRLGSDFNKEEMIVAINVALLCCNVTSTARPTMSSVVSMLEGKTIVHESVLNPNAESIKIDAMRKHFQSSFGRGTGEKQIEMGLTEGPWTASSASAHDLYPVNPDSDYWENRSEKT, encoded by the exons ATGATGAATATGTTCTTCCCTCGACTTCTTCCTcattctcttttctttgtagCTTGCTTTGTAACTTTTGCCTTTGGAGCTACTCGATTGCCAAATCATGAAG TGCAAACTTTGGAAGCCATAGCAAAGACATTGGGGAAGAAGGGCTGGGATTTCAGTGGAGACCCAGATCCATGCAGCGGCCAACTTCCATGGACTAATTCAAGCGCAGCCGAAGGATTTGAGAATGCCATCAACTGTACTTGCTCCGACAAAAACTCCACTGTCTGCCATATTACCAGCAT AGTTCAAAAAGCCCAAGATTTGCAAGGAACACTCCCAGTAGAGCTGGTAAATCTCACCTATCTTCAAGTAAT CGACCTCACCCGCAACTACTTGAGCGGTACCATCCCTCCAGAATGGAGCTCTCTTCCACTTCTGAACAT ATCCCTTGTTGGAAATCGTTTGACAGGTTCTATCCCCAAAGAGCTCGGAAAAATCACCACTCTGCAGAGTTT GGACATCGGTATGAATAATTTCTCTGGACCTCTCCCTCGGGAGCTTGGATCTTGGGCCAACATAGAAAGATT CCTGCTTTCCTCAAACAACTTTAGCGGGGAGTTGCCAAAAACATTTGCAAAGCTTACCAAAATAAAGGACTT TCGGGTTAGTGACAGTCACTTTTCTGGGCAGATACCTGATTTTATTGGGAACTGGACAAATCTTGAAAAACT ATTGATTCAGGCTAGCGGTTTGACAGGGCCAATTCCTTCTGGCATTTCTCTTTTGACAAACTTAACTGACTT GAGAATCACTGACTTGAGTGGACCTGAATCACCCATTCCAAAGCTCGATAAGATGAAAAACATGAAGACACT GATGTTGAGAAGTTGCAACCTTACTGGACAGTTACCTCCATTTcttgagaaaatgaaaaaattgaaaacttt AGACCTCAGCTTTAACAAGCTGACCGGAGATATTCCAGACAGCTTTTCTAGTCTAGCAAAAGTGGATTATAT ATTCTTAACTGGAAACTTGCTGACTGGACGTGTACCTACTTGGACGAAAGACAATGT TGATCTTTCATATAACAACCTCACCATAGGGGATACAACTTGTCAACCACGAGGCGGCCT TAACTTGTTTACAAGCTCGTCAAAAGGCAATAGTTC GACAACTGCTTCATGTTTGAAAACTTCAGAGTGTCCAAAAC aTTTGTACTCTCTCCATATAAATTGTGGTGGGAAACAAGTTACTGTCCCTGGAGAGAAAGATACAGTATATCATGGTGACACATTTCAAGCTGGACCTTCATCATTTTACCAGAGCACAACAAATTGGGCATTAAGCAGCACCGGTTACTTCCCTGATGACGACCAAACTGCGGACACCTTTATATCGACTAATGAAACTAGACTCTCTATGACCGATCCTCAACTGTACATGAACGCTCGCCTTTCTCCCATCTCTCTAACTTATTTTGGGTTTTGTCTGGGAAATGGAAACTACACTGTAAGCCTCCATTTTGCAGAGATAATGTTTAGAAATGGCTCAACATATAAAAGCTTGGGAAGGCGCATATTCAATATTTACATTCAG GGAAAACTAGAGGAGGAGGACTTCAATATCATGGATGAAGCCCGTGAGTTTGGTGATGTAGTCATAAAGAACTTTACTACTCTTGTAACTAATAATACATTGGAGATTCGTTTATATTGGGCCGGGAAAGGGACGACAGGCATCCCTCTTAGAGGAGTCTATGGTCCTCTTATTTCAGCTATTTCAGTAAACCCAA ACTTTGTTCCCCCGACAGAATCTTCTATGCCTGTAGGTGCCGTGGTTGGAATTGTGGTTGGAGGAGTCTTCATTGTCCTACTGATATTTGGTATTCTTTGGAAGAGAGGCCTCCTAGGACAAAAAAAGACATTGGAGGATG ATTTGAAGGGTGTGGACCTGCAAACTGGTAAATTTACCTTCAAGCAACTCAAAGATGCCACAAGCAACTTTGACAAAGCCAATAAGATTGGTGAAGGTGGTTTTGGTTCTGTTTATAAG GGCGTTCTAGCTAATGGAACCGTAATAGCTGTTAAGCAGCTTTCTTCCAAATCAAAGCAAGGGAATCGTGAATTTGTTAATGAGATTGGCATGATTTCTGCTTTGCAACACCCTCATCTTGTCAGGCTCCACGGATGTTGTATTGAAGGAAATCAACTATTGCTTGTCTATGAGTACCTGGAAAATAATAGCGTCGCTCATGCTTTGTTCA GGGAAAAAGAAAGTCATTTGAAGTTGGATTGGCCAACAAGGCACAAGATTTGCATTGGTACAGCAAGAGGTTTGGCTTATCTTCATGAGGAATCAAGATTGAAGGTCGTTCATAGAGACATCAAGGCTACTAATGTTCTGCTTGATAAAAATCTTAACCCGAAAATATCTGATTTTGGATTGGCCAAACTTGATGAAGAGGATAATACACACATTAGCACTCGTATTGCTGGAACTTA TGGATATATGGCGCCCGAATATGCAATGCGGGGTTATCTGACTGATAAAGCAGATGTCTATAGTTTTGGTATTCTTGTATTGGAAATTGTTAGTGGGAGAAACAACACAACTTAccggaaaaaggaagaaagcttTTATCTTCTTGATTGG GCACGACTTCTAAAAGATCAGGGGGATTTGATGGACCTAGTTGATCCAAGGTTGGGATCAGACTTTAATAAAGAGGAGATGATTGTTGCAATCAATGTGGCTCTCCTTTGTTGCAATGTTACTTCGACAGCTAGGCCTACCATGTCTTCGGTTGTGAGCATGCTTGAAGGAAAGACTATTGTTCATGAGTCGGTCTTGAATCCAAATGCTGAGAGTATTAAGATTGATGCAATGAGGAAACATTTTCAATCTAGTTTTGGAAGGGGCACGGGCGAGAAACAGATAGAAATGGGGTTAACTGAAGGGCCATGGACTGCTTCGTCTGCGTCTGCTCACGATCTGTATCCCGTCAATCCTGATTCAGATTACTGGGAGAACAGAAGCGAGAAAACTTGA